The following are from one region of the Chloracidobacterium sp. genome:
- a CDS encoding AtpZ/AtpI family protein, whose translation MIKNLLDSDIDQPQTAPAAEKSSSSSEILGLFDPISDKSETRSDSNEDRVPLSIHEPPLPLADYSPPSAGETVRMTGLAWSAGISLFGSIIFLLIIGWFADLLLGSSPWGIVGGIVLGSVIGFIQFFRMNAEIFKRSENDEK comes from the coding sequence ATGATCAAAAACCTCTTGGACAGCGACATCGACCAACCGCAGACGGCACCAGCGGCAGAGAAAAGCTCATCTTCCTCCGAGATCCTGGGTCTATTTGACCCGATTTCGGATAAGAGTGAAACGAGATCAGATTCAAACGAAGATCGCGTACCGTTGAGCATTCACGAGCCGCCATTGCCGTTAGCTGACTACTCGCCGCCATCTGCCGGAGAAACGGTTCGCATGACGGGGCTCGCATGGTCCGCGGGCATTTCGCTCTTCGGATCGATAATATTCCTCTTGATCATCGGTTGGTTTGCCGACCTCCTGCTCGGCTCATCTCCATGGGGCATCGTCGGCGGGATCGTTCTCGGTTCGGTGATCGGGTTCATTCAGTTCTTCAGAATGAACGCCGAGATATTCAAGCGGTCCGAAAATGACGAGAAATGA
- a CDS encoding ATP synthase subunit I has product MRDENEPLRSPAEGVMPDSHRRILILMGTLGVIGSIAGGSFVSPLFGGGVLIGIGLAFVNYYWLKYSLRRVFENAADGERPKVSAIRYLARYFSLALVIAVIFATDLVPIIAVILGLAGFGFAVVAEGIIRIFCSFLNGKEI; this is encoded by the coding sequence ATGCGCGATGAGAACGAGCCTTTACGCAGCCCTGCTGAGGGTGTGATGCCCGATTCGCACCGGCGAATATTGATCTTGATGGGCACATTAGGCGTCATTGGTTCGATCGCGGGCGGATCTTTTGTGTCACCGTTGTTTGGCGGGGGTGTTTTGATCGGCATTGGCCTTGCCTTTGTCAATTATTACTGGCTCAAGTATTCGCTTAGACGCGTCTTCGAAAATGCAGCCGATGGCGAGAGGCCGAAAGTTTCGGCTATCCGCTATCTTGCGAGATATTTTTCATTGGCGTTGGTTATCGCCGTGATCTTCGCGACGGATCTCGTTCCGATCATTGCGGTCATTCTCGGGCTCGCCGGCTTTGGATTTGCGGTGGTCGCCGAGGGTATTATCAGGATCTTTTGCAGCTTTCTTAACGGGAAGGAAATTTAA
- the atpB gene encoding F0F1 ATP synthase subunit A, whose translation MFLFAEGGHHTPLIVEFINHYLGEPVHNFQMAYTKPIWDKIFSNFGTDAETVFGSPYTVENAIPWYTIMFVIACVLSVILIGIFKGKLSEDDPKAGQMTLEAGFLAVKDLIVSVVGEHGFKYFPVVASFAVLVLISNLMGTFPMFMSPTASVNVTFALGISSFVYYNYLGISENGFLNHIKHFAGPKLPLLMALFITPLIFSIELISNMIRPITLGVRLFANMFADEQIYLQITNLFPPFTQILLPAFLLIMAVFVSFVQTLVFTLLSMIYISEVTHAPHDEHHDEDAAGHGEPAAAHA comes from the coding sequence ATGTTCTTATTTGCTGAAGGCGGTCATCATACTCCGCTGATCGTTGAGTTTATAAACCATTATCTGGGCGAACCGGTCCACAATTTTCAGATGGCTTACACAAAGCCGATCTGGGACAAGATATTTTCGAATTTCGGCACCGACGCCGAGACCGTTTTCGGCTCGCCCTACACCGTCGAAAATGCGATTCCTTGGTACACGATAATGTTTGTGATCGCCTGTGTTCTGTCGGTGATCCTTATCGGCATATTTAAGGGCAAGCTTTCTGAGGACGACCCGAAAGCCGGACAAATGACGCTCGAAGCGGGATTCCTCGCAGTAAAGGATCTGATCGTCAGCGTTGTCGGCGAACATGGATTCAAGTACTTCCCGGTCGTTGCCTCGTTTGCGGTGCTGGTCCTGATATCGAACCTGATGGGGACGTTCCCGATGTTTATGTCGCCGACCGCTTCGGTCAATGTGACGTTCGCTCTCGGTATCTCGTCATTTGTTTATTACAACTACCTCGGCATCAGTGAAAACGGCTTTTTGAATCACATCAAACATTTCGCCGGACCGAAATTGCCGCTTTTGATGGCCCTTTTCATTACGCCGCTGATCTTCTCGATCGAGCTTATCAGCAACATGATCCGGCCGATCACGCTGGGCGTTCGCCTATTCGCGAACATGTTTGCGGACGAACAGATCTACTTGCAGATCACTAATCTGTTCCCGCCTTTCACACAAATATTGCTGCCCGCCTTTCTGTTGATAATGGCGGTATTCGTTTCGTTCGTTCAGACGCTCGTATTCACATTGCTTTCGATGATCTATATAAGCGAAGTGACCCATGCGCCGCACGACGAACACCACGATGAGGATGCAGCCGGTCATGGAGAACCGGCCGCGGCTCATGCTTAG
- a CDS encoding ATP synthase F0 subunit C, protein MNKIKYVVFSTLAMALMALPAMAQGAADNDSTVASSKALAAGLGFGIAAGLAAIGQGLVGSRAAEGAARNPGAASTVQTIMIIALALIESLVLFALVIVFAVLR, encoded by the coding sequence ATGAATAAGATCAAATATGTTGTTTTCTCGACGCTTGCAATGGCGCTGATGGCATTGCCGGCAATGGCACAGGGAGCAGCGGACAATGATTCGACGGTCGCATCGTCGAAGGCGCTTGCCGCAGGCCTGGGTTTCGGTATCGCTGCGGGCTTGGCCGCTATCGGTCAGGGGCTTGTCGGTTCGCGTGCCGCTGAAGGTGCTGCCCGCAATCCCGGAGCAGCAAGCACCGTCCAGACGATCATGATCATCGCCCTCGCGCTGATCGAATCGCTGGTACTTTTCGCGTTGGTTATCGTTTTCGCGGTACTTCGCTAA